In the Malania oleifera isolate guangnan ecotype guangnan chromosome 1, ASM2987363v1, whole genome shotgun sequence genome, one interval contains:
- the LOC131144554 gene encoding uncharacterized protein At4g28440-like, with product MSKNAEQSDADQSDAKPGLRKPVFTKVEQLKPGTSGHTLTLKVLTATSVLQKGRSVSPHLRQTRISECLVGDETGTIVFTARNDQVDLMKPDATVIVRNAKIDMFKGSMRLAVDKWGRVELADPAKFVVKEDNNLSLVEYELVNVVEE from the exons ATGTCGAAGAATGCGGAGCAGAGCGATGCGGATCAGAGCGATGCGAAGCCAGGGCTCAGAAAGCCGGTGTTCACGAAGGTGGAGCAGCTGAAGCCGGGGACCAGCGGCCACACCCTCACCCTCAAGGTTCTCACAGCAACCTCTGTCTTGCAGAAGGGCCGATCGGTGTCGCCCCACCTCCGCCAGACTCGAATCTCAGAGTGCCTTGTCGGGGACGAGACCGGCACCATAGTCTTCACTGCACGCAATGATCAAG TTGATCTGATGAAGCCCGACGCGACAGTCATTGTGCGGAATGCAAAGATAGACATGTTCAAGGGATCGATGAGGCTAGCAGTTGACAAATGGGGGCGCGTTGAGCTGGCTGACCCTGCAAAATTTGTGGTTAAAGAGGATAACAATCTCTCGCTGGTGGAGTATGAACTGGTGAATGTTGTGGAAGAGTGA